A genomic stretch from Sphingobacterium sp. ML3W includes:
- a CDS encoding 1-acyl-sn-glycerol-3-phosphate acyltransferase produces the protein MVTSENEKFIDIREVIHKKNAGLAKWIPSFLLNYLKRTIHEDEINDIMTRFADLQGLDFVDALINDLGVTVNLYGAENIPESDSVIFASNHPLGGLDGIAFMHAIGKHRRDVKFLVNDILLNIGNLRPLFVGVNKLGGQGKQAISAIEEAYGADDALLVFPAGLVSRKQKDGRIEDLEWKKSFISKAKKYKKDIIPVLIDGKNSKFFYNFARLRQKIGLKVNIEMLYLPDEMFAQRGHTVNIIVGKRIPYTAFDQSKNEKTWAEEVKRRVYGLAQEK, from the coding sequence ATGGTTACGAGTGAGAATGAAAAATTTATTGATATACGCGAGGTTATTCACAAAAAAAATGCGGGACTAGCAAAGTGGATTCCGTCCTTCCTGTTAAACTATCTTAAAAGAACCATCCATGAGGATGAGATCAATGATATTATGACACGTTTTGCTGATTTGCAGGGCCTGGATTTTGTTGATGCGTTAATCAATGATTTGGGCGTGACTGTGAATTTATATGGCGCAGAAAATATTCCTGAGTCTGATTCTGTAATTTTTGCATCCAATCATCCTTTGGGAGGTTTAGATGGTATAGCGTTTATGCATGCGATAGGAAAGCATCGTCGGGATGTGAAATTTTTGGTTAATGATATCTTATTAAATATAGGTAATTTGAGACCTTTATTTGTAGGTGTAAATAAACTAGGTGGTCAGGGGAAACAGGCTATATCGGCAATTGAGGAAGCGTACGGGGCGGATGATGCCTTACTTGTATTTCCGGCGGGTTTGGTCTCCAGAAAGCAAAAAGATGGGCGTATTGAAGACCTGGAATGGAAAAAAAGTTTTATTAGCAAAGCGAAAAAATATAAAAAAGATATCATTCCGGTACTTATTGACGGCAAAAACTCTAAGTTTTTTTATAATTTTGCAAGGCTTAGACAAAAAATAGGTCTTAAGGTAAACATTGAAATGTTATATTTACCCGATGAAATGTTTGCCCAGCGCGGGCACACCGTTAACATTATAGTAGGAAAGAGAATCCCTTATACAGCGTTTGATCAATCAAAAAACGAAAAGACTTGGGCTGAAGAAGTGAAAAGAAGGGTTTATGGATTAGCTCAAGAAAAATAG
- a CDS encoding GNAT family N-acetyltransferase — MQEIIPPVDRELLKAELNKDVFLRYTNNGNNEIYLINYHNSPNAMREIGRLRELTFRGAGGGTGLSIDIDENDTCDDCYDQLIAWNPEDEEVVAGYRVIKCTEAGETNGIPNLSTAHYFQFSDQFTKDYLPYTIELGRSFVQPRYQPAIDNRKGIFSLDNLWDGLGALVMLNPEIKYLFGKVTMYPHYNKDARDMLLYFMDYYFPDQDKLVTPLPDLEIKNDYDRFIGVFDGLDYKEGYKILNSHVRALGENIPPLINTYMNLSPTMKSFGTARNDEFGTVEEKGILIVIEDVYPVKKERHMNTFERDREYGHRKPKRV, encoded by the coding sequence ATGCAAGAAATTATACCTCCAGTTGATAGAGAACTATTGAAAGCCGAATTGAACAAGGACGTTTTCTTACGCTATACCAACAATGGAAATAACGAGATATACTTAATCAACTATCACAACTCGCCCAATGCTATGCGCGAAATTGGACGGTTACGAGAGTTGACATTCCGTGGAGCAGGAGGAGGTACAGGGCTTTCAATTGATATTGATGAAAATGATACATGTGATGATTGTTATGATCAATTGATCGCATGGAATCCTGAAGATGAGGAAGTCGTTGCAGGTTATCGTGTGATTAAATGTACAGAAGCCGGAGAAACAAATGGTATTCCTAATTTATCTACAGCTCATTATTTTCAGTTCTCGGATCAGTTTACAAAAGATTATTTGCCGTATACCATTGAACTCGGGCGGTCTTTTGTTCAACCTAGATACCAACCCGCAATTGACAATAGAAAGGGTATCTTTTCCTTAGACAACTTATGGGATGGTTTGGGCGCTTTGGTGATGCTTAATCCAGAAATTAAGTACCTTTTTGGGAAAGTGACGATGTATCCACATTATAATAAGGATGCACGGGATATGTTGCTTTACTTCATGGATTATTATTTTCCTGATCAGGATAAATTGGTTACTCCATTACCTGATTTGGAAATCAAAAATGACTACGATCGTTTTATTGGTGTTTTTGATGGATTAGATTATAAAGAGGGATACAAAATATTAAACAGTCATGTAAGAGCATTGGGGGAAAATATTCCACCATTAATAAATACATATATGAACCTGTCCCCAACGATGAAGTCTTTTGGTACAGCTCGAAATGATGAGTTCGGCACTGTTGAGGAAAAAGGTATTCTGATTGTTATTGAAGATGTTTATCCTGTTAAAAAAGAAAGGCATATGAATACTTTTGAGCGGGATCGTGAATATGGTCATCGAAAGCCAAAACGAGTATAA